From one Trifolium pratense cultivar HEN17-A07 linkage group LG1, ARS_RC_1.1, whole genome shotgun sequence genomic stretch:
- the LOC123887069 gene encoding protein BASIC PENTACYSTEINE6 — translation MDDRENGRHKADQYKSAQGQWLMQQHQHQHPSMKQIMAIMAERDAAIQERNLAISEKKAALAERDMAFLQRDTAIAERNNALMERDNAIATLQFRENALANGGMSSCPPGCQISRGVKHIHHLPQQQQVNHLPTMGDPSYGTRELHTTNALPEAPIPSEVGKPPRRAKRPKENKSVSPNKKTPKTTRKVKKEGEDLNKTMFANDEALEWKSSQEIINGGDDLNKQLPVSKADWKPQDFALNQVAYDDSTMPAPVCSCTGVLRQCYKWGNGGWQSACCTTNLSVYPLPAVPNKRHARVGGRKMSGSAFNKLLSRLAAEGHDLSHPVDLKDHWAKHGTNRYITIK, via the exons ATGGACGATCGTGAAAATGGAAGGCACAAAGCAGATCAATATAAATCTGCTCAGGGACAG TGGTTGATGCAACAACATCAGCATCAGCATCCTTCCATGAAACAGATTATGGCAATCATGGCTGAACGAGATGCAGCCATTCAAGAAAGAAATCTGGCCATTTCTGAGAAAAAGGCAGCACTTGCAGAACGTGACATGGCATTCCTGCAGCGAGATACTGCAATTGCAGAACGAAATAATGCACTTATGGAAAGAGATAATGCAATCGCAACCCTTCAGTTTCGAGAAAATGCTTTGGCCAACGGCGGTATGTCATCATGCCCTCCAGGATGTCAAATCTCACGGGGAGTTAAGCATATACATCATCTGCCGCAACAGCAACAGGTAAACCATTTGCCTACTATGGGTGATCCTTCTTACGGAACACGCGAATTGCACACAACCAATGCCCTCCCAGAAGCACCCATTCCTTCAGAGGTTGGGAAGCCACCTAGGCGGGCCAAACGACCGAAGGAAAATAAGTCTGTTTCACCCAACAAGAAGACTCCAAAAACTACTAGAAAGGTCAAGAAAGAGGGTGAGGATTTAAACAAGACAATGTTTGCCAACGACGAAGCACTTGAATGGAAGAGTAGTCAAGAAATTATAAACGGAGGTGATGATCTTAACAAGCAGTTACCGGTCTCAAAGGCTGATTGGAAACCTCAGGACTTTGCATTGAACCAAGTTGCATACGATGATTCAACCATGCCAGCACCAGTGTGCTCTTGTACTGGTGTTCTGAGACAGTGCTACAAATGGGGCAATGGAGGTTGGCAATCTGCTTGTTGTACAACCAATTTATCGGTGTATCCGCTTCCAGCAGTGCCCAACAAAAGACATGCTCGAGTAGGTGGTAGAAAAATGAGTGGAAGTGCTTTCAATAAACTGCTTAGCCGGCTAGCAGCTGAAGGGCATGATCTCTCACACCCGGTTGACCTTAAAGACCATTGGGCCAAACATGGTACAAATCGATATATCACAATAAAGTAG
- the LOC123894415 gene encoding uncharacterized protein LOC123894415, whose translation MQGRRVARELVFDPEIEKTAKANRKAVRLAREAARLAGVAQESSEEAVSSPNTSDNEANIMAENPPPPPPVVPERMLGDYGQRNNGELANLGFQPRNHVSFDIKNSVLSALKENQYSGAETQCPNLHLEHFYEACDYTDPPGVSESDKRLRLFKYSLTGRAKDWLDTIPPNTINTWQELEMKFMDRYFPIHKYLERRADITSFEQGDSETLYDAWERFKLSLKKCPKHGLDSHTQMQHFTQGLRAQTRMFLDASAGGSLKNKNQTQARELVESMAQNEYRVENDRGAKKKAGMIELDTQTALLAQSTLMNSQMAAVLKHLTSTPNAQMPVMAANEVKCDFCGQGHANGQCFPEGSEEAKYLANFKRNNPKYDPYSNTYNPGWRDHPNFGWGGNQNSNQSQQQSSSQNSQQRRPSQLEDTLTQFIKVTQGNFEAMKVSQDQMKTNQDIANKNHEASIKNLETQVGQLSRQFAATQNNGFEGSTKDNPRNESCKAINLRNRVVPSPEIVTKKKSESSVEGVKEKNNVEGEVENENEGEVENELEKMIEIEKEELVEDEKEKKIEKENDEKLVEKRGKGVEEKENSVHAKLPYPRKKKAKANDHQQFKKFMKMLHDLQINIPFAEVLEQMPVYAKFMKELMTKKRKPLDDDTVEMTEECSAIIQKKLPQKKKDPGSFTIPCSIGNISVGRALCDLGASINLMPLSMMKKIPGAVAKPTKMQLSLADRSIVHPYGVLHDVLVRVAEFVFPADFVILDMEDDADVEPLLLGRPFLATGRALIDVEMGELMLRTHGEQVMFNVFKAMKHHDDEPQCYKVDVIEEVVEDVLVEETPSLPLERVIVNSIDDLEEEWDKEIEICLRQLESCKEEEAQKDFENVYAVEEKVSGKEDLKVTIPELKELPPHLKYVFLGEDASQPAIISSRLSSLEAEKLTRVLRENKEAMGWSISDLKGISPGFCMHKIKMEDEYKPVVQPQRRLNPTMKEVVKKEVLKLLEAGMIYPISDSAWVSPVHVVPKKGGMTVVRNEKNELIPTRTVTGWRMCIDYRRLNSATRKDHFPLPFMDQMLERLAGQAYYCFLDGYSGYNQIVVDPEDQEKTAFTCPFGVFAYRKMPFGLCNAPATFQRCMLSIFADMMEDTIEVFMDDFSVFGKSFDKCLANLNAVLKRCISTNLVLNWEKCHFMVKEGIVLGHKISSKGIQVDQAKIEVIKELPPPVNVKGVRSFLGHAGFYRRFIKDFSKIAKPLSNLLKSWSPRP comes from the exons ATGCAAGGTAGGAGAGTAGCAAGAGAACTTGTCTTTGATcctgaaatagagaaaacagcTAAAGCAAACAGGAAAGCAGTTCGGTTAGCCCGAGAGGCTGCCCGGTTAGCAGGTGTTGCACAAGAAAGTAGTGAAGAAGCGGTTTCTAGTCCAAACACATCGGACAACGAAGCCAACATCATGGCTGAaaatccaccaccacctccaccagtTGTGCCTGAGAGGATGTTAGGTGACTATGGGCAAAGAAACAATGGAGAGCTTGCCAATCTGGGTTTCCAACCGAGAAATCATGTGTCATTTGATATCAAGAATTCAGTGCTCAGCGCCCTCAAAGAGAATCAATACTCAGGGGCAGAAACACAATGTCCAAATCTCCACCTGGAGCATTTCTACGAAGCTTGTGACTATACAGACCCACCAGGAGTATCTGAATCAGATAAAAGATTAAGGCTTTTCAAGTACTCGTTAACTGGAAGAGCTAAAGACTGGCTGGACACAATACCACCTAACACCATCAATACTTGGCAAGAGCTAGAGATGAAGTTCATGGATAGGTACTTCCCAATTCACAAGTATCTTGAAAGAAGAGCTGACATTACAAGTTTTGAGCAAGGAGACTCTGAAACATTGTATGATGcctgggaaagattcaaactGAGCCTGAAGAAGTGTCCTAAGCATGGGCTTGATAGTCATACTCAAATGCAACATTTCACACAAGGATTGAGAGCTCAAACTAGAATGTTTCTAGATGCATCGGCAGGTGgatctttgaaaaataaaaatcaaactcaagctaGAGAGTTGGTGGAATCCATGGCTCAAAATGAGTACAGAGTTGAAAATGATCGTGGTGCAAAGAAGAAGGCAGGCATGATAGAGCTTGATACTCAAACTGCTCTTTTGGCCCAATCTACATTGATGAATTCTCAAATGGCAGCTGTGTTGAAACACCTCACTAGCACTCCTAATGCCCAAATGCCAGTCATGGCAGCTAATGAAGTGAAATGTGACTTTTGTGGACAAGGGCATGCTAATGGCCAATGTTTTCCTGAAGGGTCAGAAGAGGCAAAGTACCTAGCcaacttcaaaaggaacaaCCCAAAGTATGATCCATATTCAAACACTTATAACCCAGGTTGGAGAGATCATCCAAACTTTGGTTGGGGAggaaatcaaaactcaaatcaatctcaacaacaatcTTCTTCACAAAACTCTCAACAAAGGAGACCTTCTCAATTAGAGGATACACTTACTCAATTCATAAAGGTTACTCAAGGGAACTTCGAAGCTATGAAGGTTAGCCAAGATCAAATGAAAACCAACCAAGATATTgccaacaagaatcatgaagcttcaattAAGAACTTGGAAACTCAAGTTGGGCAATTGTCAAGGCAATTCGCGGCTactcaaaataatggttttgaAGGTTCTACAAAGGATAATCCGAGGAATGAAAGTTGCAAGGCGATTAATTTGAGAAATAGAGTGGTTCCTTCACCTGAGATTGTAACGAAGAAAAAGAGTGAGTCTAGTGTTGAgggagtgaaagaaaaaaataatgttgagggagaagttgaaaatgagaatgagggagaagttgagaaTGAGTTGGAGAAAATGATTGAGATTGAGAAAGAGGAGTTAGTTGAagatgagaaagagaaaaaaattgaaaaagagaatgATGAGAAGTTAGTTGAAAAGAGAGGCAAGGGTGTAGAGGAGAAAGAAAATTCTGTCCATGCTAAATTGCCATATCCGCGCAAGAAGAAGGCAAAGGCTAATGATCACcaacaattcaaaaagtttatgaagatGCTTCATGATCTCCAAATTAACATTCCTTTTGCTGAAGTGTTGGAACAGATGCCTGTTTATGCCAAATTCATGAAAGAACTTATGACAAAGAAGCGGAAACCTCTTGACGATGATACAGTGGAGATGACAGAGGAATGTAGTGCCATAATCCAAAAGAAACTTCCTCAAAAGAAGAAGGATCCTGGAAGCTTTACAATACCATGTTCAATAGGTAACATCTCCGTTGGTCGAGCTCTATGTGATTTAGGAGCTAGCATCAACCTAATGCCAttgtcaatgatgaagaagatacccgGAGCTGTTGCAAAACCCACAAAGATGCAGCTCTCTTTAGCTGATCGTTCTATTGTACATCCTTACGGAGTACTTCATGATGTGTTGGTAAGAGTTGCGGAGTTTGTTTTTCCGGCGGATTTCGTCAtccttgatatggaagatgatgCAGATGTAGAACCGTTGTTGTTGGGTAGACCATTCTTAGCTACCGGAAGAGCATTGATTGATGTTGAGATGGGAGAACTTATGTTGAGAACACATGGGGAACAAGTCATGTTTAACGTGTTCAAAGCTATGAAACACCATGATGATGAGCCACAATGTTACAAGGTTGATGTGATTGAAGAAGTGGTAGAAGATGTCTTAGTGGAAGAAACACCATCCTTACCTTTAGAAAGAGTAATTGTTAATTCCATCGATGATTTGGAAGAGGAATGGGACAAGGAGATTGAAATTTGTCTCCGTCAACTTGAATcatgtaaagaagaagaagcacaaaaagattttgaaaatgtGTATGCTGTGGAAGAGAAAGTTAGTGGTAAGGAGGACTTAAAAGTTACTATTCCGGAGTTGAAAGAGCTCCCCCCTcacttaaaatatgttttcttagGAGAAGATGCTTCACAACCGGCAATCATAAGCAGCAGGTTGAGTTCTTTGGAAGCAGAGAAGCTAACTAGAGTCTTGCGAGAAAATAAAGAAGCCATGGGTTGGAGCATCTCTGATTTGAAAGGGATTAGTCCCGGATTCTgtatgcataaaataaaaatggaagatgAATACAAACCTGTGGTGCAACCTCAAAGAAGACTAAATCCAACCATGAAAGAAGTGGTGAAGAAAGAGGTTCTTAAACTTCTAGAAGCTGGTATGATTTATCCAATCTCGGATAGTGCGTGGGTTAGTCCTGTCCATGTGGTCCCGAAAAAAGGTGGTATGACAGTTGTGAGAAACGAAAAAAATGAACTGATACCCACTCGCACCGTCACTGGgtggcggatgtgtatagacTACAGGCGGTTGAACTCGGCAACAAGAAAAGATCACTTCCCTCTTCCATTCATGGACCAAATGTTGGAAAGGCTTGCAGGGCAGGCCTATTATTGCTTTTTGGATGGATATTCTGGGTACAATCAGATTGTGGTAGACCCAGAGGATCAGGAGAAAACAGCTTTTACTTGTCCTTTTGGAGTGTTTGCTTACCGGAAGATGCCTTTCGGGTTGTGCAACGCACCGGCCACATTCCAGCGGTGTATGCTATCTATTTTTGCTGATATGATGGAGGACACAATcgaggtatttatggatgatttttctgtgtttggtaagtctttTGATAAATGTTTAGCCAATTTGAATGCCGTATTGAAGAGATGCATAAGTaccaatttagttttaaattgggaaaaatgtcattttatggttAAAGAAGGTATTGTGCTTGGACACAAAATCTCTTCAAAGGGCATTCAAGTTGACCAAGCAAAGATAGAGGTTATTAAGGAATTGCCCCCTCCCGTTAATGTTAAGGGAGTGAGAAGTTTCTTGGGTCATGCCGGTTTCTATCGGCGTTTCATCAAAGACTTTTCGAAAATAGCTAAGCCCTTAAGTAACCTCCTT aaaagttggTCACCGCGCCCATAA